ATCGCCGGCCGCCAATCGTTTGCAACGCACGTCGCATCCGGCCAACCTGCATCGAACGCTCGGAAGACCTCGCGAAGAACGCCCGTGTTTCGTCGCATCCAGAGCCCGCGTCCCCTCGCATTGAAAGACTGTATAGATGGCTTTTTGGCGCTCCAAAAAGAACGATTCTGACGAACCATCCTCGACGCCGGCCGACTCATCCGGTGCAGCGGCCCCCGACCAAGCCTCCTCGGATTCGGACCCTCAAGCCGCCGGTGGCCTCTTTGGAAAGATGAAAAGCGGTCTGCAGAAGACCCGACGTGTACTAGGCACGGACATTCGTGACTTGTTCAAAGCCGAAGGGCGTTTGGTTGACGAAGAATTTTTGGGCGAGCTGTACGCACGTTTGATCCGCACCGACATGGGCGCCGGCCCCGCTGGCCGAATTCGTGATCGAGTTGCCAAGGACTATCGTGGTCGCGTAGTTCAGTTGGAAGAGGTCGTGCAGACCATCACCGAAGACATTCGCGAACAGCTCAAACAAGACCAGGGCGATTTGGCCAAAGCCGACTCGCCCCCGACCGTGATCTTGGTCGTCGGCGTCAACGGCAGCGGCAAGACCACATCGATTGGAAAACTATCGCATCACCTTGCCTCGCAAGGGCACAAGCTGGTTCTCGGTGCCGGTGACACATTCCGGGCGGCGGCGGTGGAGCAGTTGACCATTTGGGCCGGTCGAATCGGTTGCGAAATTGTGACCGGAGCCAGTGGTGCCGATCCCGCAAGCGTTGCCTATCAAACGACCGAAAAGGCGATTGAGATCGGAGCCGACTACGCCATCATCGACACCGCCGGGCGATTGCAAACGCAAGGCAAGTTGATGCAGGAGTTGGAAAAGATCCGTCGGGTCATCGACAAGAAACTGCCGGGTGCTCCCCACGAAGTCCTGCTGGTGCTGGATGCCACCGCCGGCCAAAACGCGATTAGCCAAGCCAAAGGATTCAGCAGCGCCGCCGGTTGCACAGGCATCATCCTTTCGAAGTTGGACGGTTCAGCCAAAGGCGGCGTCGTGCTGCCCATTCGCGAACAATTCCAACTGCCTGTGAAATTCGTGGGCTTGGGCGAAGGCATGGAAGACATGACAGCGTTCGATCCCGACACCTTCGCCTCGGCGTTGTTGGAGGCTTGATCGATGCTGCATTTGCATTCTGAATCAACCAAACGTTGGCTGCATCAAGTCGACAACCATCTGGATGAGTTGCTCTTGGATCACGCGCACTGCGAACGCAAAGCCGCGTCCACCGCGATGAACCTGATGAATGCCTACACCGAAAATCTCGACATCTGCGAGGAGATGGCTCGGATCGTCGAAGAGGAGCTCGAGCATTTTTTTATGGTCGTCGAGATCTTGAAGAAACGAGGCATTCCGTTTCGTCGAATCGCTCCCGGCCCCTACGGTCGCAATTTGACCGGACTGATTCGTCAAAACCATCCCGATCGAGCCGTTGACCGGATGCTGGTCGCTTCGTTGATCGAGGCTCGCAGT
Above is a window of Rhodopirellula halodulae DNA encoding:
- the ftsY gene encoding signal recognition particle-docking protein FtsY; the protein is MAFWRSKKNDSDEPSSTPADSSGAAAPDQASSDSDPQAAGGLFGKMKSGLQKTRRVLGTDIRDLFKAEGRLVDEEFLGELYARLIRTDMGAGPAGRIRDRVAKDYRGRVVQLEEVVQTITEDIREQLKQDQGDLAKADSPPTVILVVGVNGSGKTTSIGKLSHHLASQGHKLVLGAGDTFRAAAVEQLTIWAGRIGCEIVTGASGADPASVAYQTTEKAIEIGADYAIIDTAGRLQTQGKLMQELEKIRRVIDKKLPGAPHEVLLVLDATAGQNAISQAKGFSSAAGCTGIILSKLDGSAKGGVVLPIREQFQLPVKFVGLGEGMEDMTAFDPDTFASALLEA
- the miaE gene encoding tRNA-(ms[2]io[6]A)-hydroxylase, encoding MLHLHSESTKRWLHQVDNHLDELLLDHAHCERKAASTAMNLMNAYTENLDICEEMARIVEEELEHFFMVVEILKKRGIPFRRIAPGPYGRNLTGLIRQNHPDRAVDRMLVASLIEARSCERFRLLAEHVKDREPELSEFYAGLFESEARHHTTYVRLAEHFVDRETVRQRLAELSKLESEIIAEGSDMPRMHS